The following proteins are co-located in the Flammeovirga kamogawensis genome:
- the rsmI gene encoding 16S rRNA (cytidine(1402)-2'-O)-methyltransferase, with product MEETSLYIVPTPIGNLEDITARALRVLNEVDTILAEDTRNTGKLLKHFEIKSNLQSHHAFNEHKTVEGLLNRLQKGEKIALVSDAGTPVISDPGYILVRACGEAGIKVETLPGATAFVPALVNSGLPSDRFIFEGFLPHKKGRQTKIQELAEEQRTIVFYESPHRLVKFLDQLAEAWESDRKASVSREISKFHEETQRGTLEELAAYYTEHPPKGEIVVVVEGKKIEKKPKGNKYKYKDQDQ from the coding sequence ATGGAAGAGACATCATTATATATTGTACCAACTCCGATTGGTAACCTAGAAGATATTACAGCGCGCGCTTTAAGAGTACTTAATGAAGTAGACACTATTTTAGCTGAAGACACTCGTAATACTGGAAAATTATTAAAACATTTTGAGATTAAAAGTAACCTTCAAAGTCATCATGCATTTAATGAGCATAAAACGGTTGAAGGGTTATTAAATAGATTACAAAAAGGAGAAAAAATTGCTTTAGTATCTGATGCAGGTACTCCTGTTATCTCTGATCCTGGATATATATTGGTTCGTGCCTGTGGAGAGGCCGGTATTAAAGTAGAAACTTTACCTGGTGCTACAGCTTTTGTTCCTGCCTTAGTCAATTCTGGTTTACCTTCTGATCGGTTTATTTTCGAAGGTTTTCTTCCTCATAAAAAAGGAAGACAAACAAAAATTCAAGAATTAGCAGAAGAGCAACGTACAATTGTCTTTTATGAATCTCCACACCGTTTAGTTAAATTTCTTGATCAACTAGCAGAAGCTTGGGAAAGTGACAGAAAGGCAAGTGTATCTAGAGAGATTTCTAAATTTCATGAAGAAACGCAGCGTGGTACCTTAGAAGAATTAGCCGCTTACTACACAGAACACCCTCCAAAAGGAGAAATTGTAGTAGTAGTAGAGGGTAAAAAAATAGAAAAAAAGCCTAAAGGCAACAAATATAAATACAAAGATCAGGATCAATAA